A single genomic interval of Alteromonas sp. BL110 harbors:
- a CDS encoding Lar family restriction alleviation protein, protein MKPQNELKPCPFCGNSDVHVDGVHLAFAPLHRDNHTVNAFIRCEKCPCSMHMQFDSKQKDWRNIIAAAWNQRMEGKPRNNEKRNVNVASSPTEVAHQTDLFGVL, encoded by the coding sequence ATGAAACCGCAAAATGAACTTAAGCCCTGCCCTTTCTGTGGAAACTCAGACGTGCATGTGGATGGCGTACACCTAGCTTTTGCGCCCCTTCACCGCGACAACCACACAGTGAACGCGTTCATTAGATGCGAGAAATGCCCGTGCAGCATGCACATGCAATTCGATTCAAAACAGAAAGATTGGCGAAACATTATAGCAGCAGCATGGAATCAACGCATGGAAGGCAAGCCAAGAAATAACGAAAAACGGAATGTTAATGTTGCTAGTTCACCAACAGAAGTAGCGCATCAAACTGATTTATTTGGAGTCCTTTAA
- a CDS encoding Lar family restriction alleviation protein codes for MSDLKPCPFCGGEPELISSKPSTANHNKGAVHFGVACFELKCPIMPYPKLWQVNETDAVNAWNKRKEQE; via the coding sequence ATGAGTGATTTAAAACCATGCCCTTTTTGCGGTGGTGAGCCTGAGTTGATTTCAAGTAAACCATCAACGGCTAATCACAACAAAGGCGCAGTGCATTTCGGAGTGGCTTGTTTTGAGCTCAAGTGCCCTATAATGCCCTACCCTAAACTTTGGCAAGTTAACGAAACTGACGCAGTAAACGCTTGGAACAAACGCAAGGAGCAAGAGTGA